The following are from one region of the Actinoplanes sp. L3-i22 genome:
- a CDS encoding roadblock/LC7 domain-containing protein, with the protein MTSTQDLGWLLANFADRVPGVAHAIAVSADGLLLAASRDLPRDRADQLAAIASGLVSLTQGAARCFEGGAVLQTVVEMDNGFLFLMSISDGSSFAVLAARSCDVGQVGYEMALLVDRVGEALTPAPRSAAGVLG; encoded by the coding sequence ATGACATCTACGCAGGATCTCGGTTGGCTGCTGGCCAACTTTGCTGACCGCGTTCCCGGAGTCGCGCACGCGATTGCGGTCTCCGCCGACGGCCTGCTCCTGGCGGCCTCGCGGGACCTGCCGCGAGACCGTGCGGACCAGCTCGCGGCCATCGCGTCCGGTCTGGTCAGCCTGACTCAGGGCGCTGCGCGGTGTTTCGAGGGTGGGGCCGTTCTGCAGACGGTCGTGGAGATGGACAATGGGTTCCTGTTCCTGATGTCCATCTCTGACGGCTCCTCGTTCGCGGTGCTCGCGGCTCGTAGCTGCGACGTCGGGCAGGTCGGCTACGAAATGGCCCTCCTGGTCGACCGCGTCGGCGAGGCGCTGACTCCCGCGCCGCGTTCCGCGGCCGGGGTGCTGGGCTGA
- a CDS encoding nitrate- and nitrite sensing domain-containing protein, whose translation MSKRPSEADGVMSRLRRPTGRLRDLPIWSKLGLIMFVPTIATIFVGVNGLIEHIDQANTAENTRTLAVLAEAAGGLADQLQDERAFAMEIAVATDKQFSGSTNTNLANYAVPKYNAVHSKVEAATQRYAQQRSAVEGQPERVNIMLGRLDNNLADLAAYRSKVTKGESVESVETTYNTLITDLLSVRDAAAQQASDANLSDHLRAVAEVARAKEFVSQQRYIGHEVIGLQKFNATLRQTFLTAQTGFNLAKANLEAVSTNGENSLFEKTTTANTAQYAATNLITPLLANPGSDISQNHLTTDAWDQALSGYDDTFRQVEEQLDKSIVTEATDKRNSTNRTVFVETSVLLGMLLLAILFAWLVARSMARSLRELRQGALAVAQFGLPHAVSRLRDPSLSASLTPAQVADQIAEPLPVRSRDEFGQVTEAFNAVHLEAVRTAAEQAALRASVATMFVNLARRSQILVDRLIGHLDRLERGEEDPDRLAELFQLDHLATRMRRNDENLLVLAGADSTRVQREPAALIDVLRAAQSEVEHYTRIEFGVIDRELEVSAHAVNDMVHLVAELFDNATAFSPPNSNVLVEARRVGDSAVLSVEDHGIGISREQLRDLNERLANPPTVDVAVSRMMGLVVVARLANRHGVRVELRPADRERGTVAEVGLPTSVLASATAGRIPGGGYDAPPAAMPSFGEPLALESGRGGYPGSNGSNGSAPSWSDLTGAAPSNGFGGGPNGFNGGSNGFGGGSNGFNGGLNGANGFNGSPSGGFGPRSNEPLPPLPSGPISSGPQGFAGLDELAQRRNGNDYQRPDGDMNGYGATIPRQLPANPESQGRNPFMPPVSAPPVPSAPPVTSAPPVPSAPPYSAAPVSGPNEPVSFASAPPAWPPVASDRETPHVPENLAAALDMTAEIPRYRPENAEPHPEVARPVNPPTAALPASAPPAYDSSLNPVSSPAVDQATAAAQISSAREGAVPFADETMELPIFRELESAWFTTTQATATKPSVAGVGEDAVVSQRIPTGEPVRTAGVPQQAVSPEAREFDTAKVGASAAAGGAGSYGGGAPSSPWQTAADDGWQAAQKAAEVSIDTTTTAGLPKRTPMAQLVPGGVDRTANSVQRRSPEGVRGLLSAYHRGVQRGRTKEQSTNLEETPGGQQPSQAGKEHEA comes from the coding sequence GTGAGCAAGCGCCCAAGTGAGGCGGACGGCGTCATGTCGCGTCTGCGTCGACCTACGGGTCGTCTGCGAGACCTACCCATCTGGTCCAAGCTTGGTCTGATCATGTTCGTGCCGACCATCGCGACGATCTTCGTCGGCGTCAACGGTCTCATCGAGCACATCGACCAGGCCAACACCGCCGAGAACACCCGAACCCTCGCCGTGCTGGCCGAGGCCGCGGGTGGCCTCGCTGATCAGCTGCAGGACGAGCGCGCCTTCGCGATGGAGATCGCCGTCGCGACGGACAAGCAGTTCAGCGGTTCCACGAACACCAACCTCGCGAACTATGCCGTGCCGAAGTACAACGCCGTGCACAGCAAGGTGGAAGCGGCCACGCAGCGTTACGCGCAGCAGCGGTCCGCGGTCGAGGGCCAGCCGGAGCGCGTGAACATCATGCTCGGCCGCCTGGACAACAACCTCGCCGACCTCGCCGCCTACCGCAGCAAGGTCACCAAGGGCGAGAGCGTCGAGAGCGTCGAGACCACCTACAACACGCTCATCACCGACCTGCTCAGCGTGCGTGACGCCGCTGCCCAGCAGGCCAGTGACGCGAACCTGAGCGACCACCTGCGGGCGGTCGCCGAGGTGGCCCGGGCCAAGGAGTTCGTCTCCCAGCAGCGGTACATCGGTCACGAGGTGATCGGGCTCCAGAAGTTCAACGCCACGCTGCGGCAGACGTTCCTCACCGCCCAGACCGGCTTCAACCTGGCCAAGGCCAACCTCGAAGCGGTGTCGACCAACGGTGAGAACTCGCTCTTCGAGAAGACCACGACGGCGAACACGGCGCAGTACGCGGCGACGAACCTGATCACCCCGCTGCTGGCCAACCCGGGCTCGGACATCTCGCAGAACCACCTGACCACCGACGCGTGGGACCAGGCGCTGTCCGGCTACGACGACACGTTCCGTCAGGTCGAGGAGCAGCTCGACAAGAGCATCGTCACCGAGGCCACCGACAAGCGGAACTCGACGAACCGGACGGTCTTCGTCGAGACCAGCGTCCTGCTCGGCATGCTGCTGCTGGCCATCCTGTTCGCCTGGCTCGTCGCCCGGTCGATGGCCCGCTCGCTGCGTGAGCTGCGCCAGGGTGCCCTCGCGGTCGCCCAGTTCGGCCTGCCGCACGCGGTCAGCCGGCTGCGGGACCCGTCGCTCTCCGCGTCGCTCACCCCGGCCCAGGTCGCCGACCAGATCGCCGAGCCCCTCCCGGTGCGTAGCCGGGACGAGTTCGGGCAGGTGACCGAGGCGTTCAACGCGGTCCACCTGGAAGCCGTGCGGACCGCGGCCGAGCAGGCCGCCCTGCGGGCCTCCGTCGCGACCATGTTCGTCAACCTCGCCCGCCGTTCGCAGATCCTGGTCGACCGGCTCATCGGTCACCTGGACCGGCTGGAGCGCGGCGAGGAGGACCCGGACCGGCTGGCCGAGCTCTTCCAGCTCGACCACCTGGCCACCCGAATGCGGCGTAACGACGAGAACCTCCTGGTTCTCGCGGGCGCCGACTCCACCCGTGTGCAGCGCGAGCCGGCTGCTCTGATCGACGTGCTGCGCGCCGCGCAGTCCGAGGTCGAGCACTACACCCGGATCGAGTTCGGCGTCATCGACCGGGAGCTGGAAGTCTCGGCGCACGCCGTCAACGACATGGTCCACCTGGTCGCCGAGCTCTTCGACAACGCGACCGCGTTCTCCCCGCCGAACTCCAACGTGCTGGTCGAGGCCCGCCGGGTCGGCGACAGCGCGGTGCTCTCGGTGGAGGACCACGGCATCGGCATCAGCCGTGAGCAGTTGCGGGACCTCAACGAGCGTCTCGCCAACCCGCCCACGGTGGATGTGGCCGTCTCCCGGATGATGGGCCTGGTCGTGGTCGCCCGGCTGGCGAACCGGCACGGGGTCCGTGTCGAGCTCCGCCCGGCCGACCGCGAGCGTGGCACGGTCGCCGAAGTGGGCCTGCCCACCTCGGTCCTGGCCAGCGCGACCGCCGGCCGGATTCCGGGTGGTGGCTACGACGCACCGCCGGCCGCGATGCCGTCCTTCGGCGAGCCCCTCGCCCTGGAGAGCGGTCGCGGTGGGTACCCGGGCAGCAACGGCTCGAACGGCTCCGCACCGTCCTGGTCCGACCTGACCGGCGCCGCCCCGTCCAACGGGTTCGGCGGCGGGCCCAACGGCTTCAACGGCGGATCCAACGGGTTCGGTGGCGGGTCCAACGGCTTCAACGGCGGGCTCAACGGCGCCAACGGCTTCAACGGCTCGCCCAGCGGGGGCTTCGGCCCGCGCAGCAACGAGCCGCTCCCGCCGCTGCCGTCCGGTCCGATCAGCTCCGGCCCGCAGGGCTTCGCCGGGCTGGACGAGCTGGCCCAGCGCCGCAACGGCAACGACTACCAGCGTCCCGACGGGGACATGAACGGCTACGGCGCGACCATTCCGCGTCAGCTCCCGGCGAACCCGGAGAGCCAGGGCCGGAACCCGTTCATGCCGCCGGTCTCCGCCCCGCCGGTGCCGTCCGCCCCGCCGGTCACCTCGGCTCCGCCGGTGCCGTCCGCGCCGCCGTACTCGGCAGCGCCGGTCTCCGGCCCGAACGAGCCGGTCTCCTTCGCCTCGGCACCGCCGGCCTGGCCGCCGGTCGCCAGCGACCGGGAGACCCCGCACGTGCCGGAGAACCTCGCCGCGGCGCTCGACATGACCGCCGAGATCCCGAGGTACCGTCCGGAGAACGCCGAGCCGCACCCCGAGGTGGCCCGTCCGGTCAACCCGCCCACGGCGGCGTTGCCCGCGTCGGCCCCGCCGGCGTACGACTCGTCGCTCAACCCGGTCAGCAGCCCGGCCGTCGACCAGGCGACCGCGGCGGCGCAGATCTCCTCCGCCCGCGAGGGTGCGGTGCCGTTCGCCGACGAGACGATGGAGCTGCCGATCTTCCGGGAGCTCGAGTCGGCCTGGTTCACCACGACCCAGGCGACCGCCACCAAGCCGTCCGTCGCCGGTGTCGGCGAGGACGCGGTGGTCTCGCAGCGGATCCCGACCGGCGAGCCGGTACGGACCGCTGGAGTCCCGCAGCAGGCGGTCTCCCCGGAGGCCCGCGAGTTCGACACGGCCAAGGTGGGCGCGTCCGCGGCGGCCGGCGGTGCCGGTTCGTACGGCGGCGGCGCTCCGTCCAGCCCGTGGCAGACCGCGGCCGACGACGGCTGGCAGGCCGCTCAGAAGGCCGCTGAAGTCTCGATCGACACGACGACCACGGCGGGCCTTCCGAAGCGCACGCCGATGGCGCAACTTGTCCCCGGCGGTGTTGACCGGACCGCTAACTCCGTCCAGCGCCGTTCGCCCGAGGGGGTCCGCGGTCTGCTGTCCGCGTACCACCGGGGTGTGCAACGCGGTCGCACCAAGGAACAATCGACCAACCTGGAGGAGACTCCGGGAGGGCAGCAGCCCTCGCAGGCTGGCAAGGAGCATGAGGCATGA
- a CDS encoding adenosine deaminase, with translation MAGISYSDIVKAPKALLHDHLDGGLRPSTIVELAAQVGHELPETDPARLGEWFVAAADSGSLERYLETFAHTVAVMQTAEGLHRVAKECALDLAADGVVYAEVRYAPEQHLERGLTLDQVVEAVEAGYREGCAEAAANGSPIRIGTLLTAMRHAARSQEIAELSVRFRDAGVVGFDIAGAEAGFPPTRHLDAFEYLQRENFHFTIHAGEAFGLPSIWEAIQWCGADRLGHGVRLIDDITVGAAGPSSVTATGGTEAAPPVLGRLAAYVRDKRIPLELCPSSNVQTGAAESIAAHPIKLLRDLRFRVTVNTDNRLMSGTSMSREMTLLTEAFGWGWAELQWLTINAMKSAFIPYDERLVLINEVIKPAYAKLLG, from the coding sequence ATGGCTGGCATCTCGTACTCGGACATCGTCAAGGCTCCCAAGGCTCTGTTGCACGACCATCTGGACGGTGGACTCCGCCCGTCCACGATCGTGGAGCTGGCCGCTCAGGTGGGCCATGAGCTGCCCGAGACCGACCCGGCGCGGCTGGGCGAGTGGTTCGTCGCCGCCGCCGACTCCGGCTCGCTGGAACGGTACCTGGAGACGTTCGCGCACACCGTCGCGGTGATGCAGACCGCCGAGGGGCTGCACCGGGTGGCCAAGGAGTGCGCGCTCGACCTGGCCGCCGACGGCGTGGTCTACGCCGAGGTCCGCTACGCCCCGGAACAGCACCTGGAGCGCGGTCTCACCCTGGACCAGGTGGTCGAGGCGGTGGAGGCCGGCTATCGCGAGGGGTGCGCCGAAGCGGCCGCGAACGGCTCCCCGATCCGGATCGGCACGCTGCTGACCGCGATGCGGCACGCGGCCCGCTCGCAGGAGATCGCCGAGCTGTCCGTCCGGTTCCGGGACGCCGGGGTGGTCGGCTTCGACATCGCCGGCGCCGAGGCCGGCTTCCCGCCCACCCGGCACCTGGACGCCTTCGAGTACCTGCAGCGGGAGAACTTCCACTTCACCATCCATGCGGGTGAGGCGTTCGGCCTGCCGTCGATCTGGGAGGCCATCCAGTGGTGCGGCGCCGACCGGTTGGGTCACGGCGTCCGGCTGATCGACGACATCACCGTCGGAGCGGCCGGGCCGAGCTCGGTCACCGCGACCGGGGGCACCGAGGCGGCGCCGCCGGTGCTGGGGCGGCTCGCGGCGTACGTCCGGGACAAGCGGATCCCGCTGGAGCTGTGCCCGTCGTCGAACGTGCAGACCGGCGCGGCCGAGTCGATCGCGGCGCACCCGATCAAGCTGCTCCGCGATCTGCGCTTCCGGGTCACCGTGAACACGGACAACCGGCTGATGAGCGGGACCTCGATGAGCCGGGAGATGACCCTGCTGACCGAGGCGTTCGGGTGGGGCTGGGCGGAACTGCAGTGGTTGACCATCAACGCGATGAAGTCGGCGTTCATCCCGTACGACGAGCGATTGGTGCTCATCAACGAGGTCATCAAGCCGGCGTATGCCAAGTTGCTCGGCTGA
- a CDS encoding putative RNA methyltransferase, which translates to MIDGALPFLRCPVCRKPLDRRERALRCPAGHSFDMARQGYADLSAGRLPHTGDSAEMIADRADFLAAGHYAFIAAALARATADLQDQNQDPITVRPEPPLILDAGTGTGDYLAHVLDAAPAATGLGLDVSKPALRRAARAHPRAAAVLTDLWRPLPVADACATVILNVFAPRNGPEFHRVLRPDGRLLVVTPAADHLAELVAAHGLIQVDPDKAARVSETLDEHFRPAGTTTLRQAMRLTGDEVRTLIGMTPSARHVPVGDLPARDVTVTAAVELTAYARRG; encoded by the coding sequence ATGATCGATGGCGCATTGCCGTTCCTCAGGTGCCCGGTGTGTCGGAAGCCGCTGGATCGGCGCGAGCGGGCCTTGCGCTGCCCCGCCGGGCACAGCTTCGACATGGCCCGCCAGGGCTACGCCGACCTCAGCGCGGGCCGGCTGCCGCACACCGGCGACAGTGCCGAGATGATCGCCGACCGCGCCGATTTCCTGGCCGCCGGCCACTACGCCTTCATCGCCGCGGCGCTCGCCCGGGCCACGGCCGACCTTCAAGATCAAAATCAAGATCCGATTACGGTACGGCCTGAGCCGCCCCTGATCCTCGACGCCGGCACCGGCACCGGCGACTACCTGGCGCACGTCCTCGACGCCGCCCCGGCCGCCACCGGCCTGGGCCTGGACGTGTCGAAACCGGCCCTCCGCCGGGCCGCCCGGGCCCACCCGCGCGCCGCCGCGGTGCTGACCGACCTGTGGCGCCCGCTCCCGGTCGCGGACGCCTGCGCCACGGTGATCCTGAACGTCTTCGCCCCGCGCAACGGGCCGGAGTTCCATCGGGTGCTACGACCGGACGGCCGGCTGCTCGTGGTCACCCCGGCCGCCGACCACCTCGCCGAGCTGGTCGCCGCGCACGGCCTGATCCAGGTCGACCCGGACAAGGCGGCGCGGGTCAGCGAGACGCTCGACGAGCACTTCCGGCCGGCCGGGACGACCACCCTGCGGCAGGCGATGCGGCTGACCGGCGACGAGGTGCGCACGCTGATCGGGATGACCCCGAGCGCCCGGCACGTGCCGGTCGGCGACCTGCCGGCCCGGGACGTGACGGTGACCGCGGCGGTGGAGCTCACGGCGTACGCAAGAAGGGGTTGA
- a CDS encoding DUF4272 domain-containing protein → MTKAAPDPRAVREASLDELTRLALPLPPPSFPLVWELGDTVELRPVAELEARAAVLHVVVARCFGMPTEAAMSWLLASHLVELVTPPEWQFVIGAKGDHRSFVLHHDAVFALAYLLGLGRHLDPTVPPDDHLMAQMPDLPAGETFGRWRSRSLVAVRDAAEAAVLLDLYYCLDWAYQEAEQAGRELPGEVDSNAIGQRRWALEWAVIFHGPYHDKPPEWEEVDLSV, encoded by the coding sequence ATGACGAAGGCCGCTCCCGATCCACGCGCGGTTCGCGAGGCCAGCCTGGACGAACTGACCAGGCTGGCTCTGCCGTTGCCGCCGCCGTCCTTCCCACTGGTGTGGGAGCTGGGCGACACGGTCGAGCTGCGCCCGGTGGCCGAGTTGGAGGCCCGGGCCGCGGTGCTGCACGTGGTGGTGGCCCGCTGCTTCGGGATGCCCACCGAGGCGGCGATGAGCTGGCTGCTCGCCTCCCATCTGGTCGAGTTGGTCACCCCGCCGGAGTGGCAGTTCGTGATCGGGGCCAAGGGCGACCACCGGTCGTTCGTGCTGCACCACGACGCGGTGTTCGCGCTGGCCTACCTGCTCGGGCTGGGCCGGCACCTGGACCCGACGGTGCCGCCGGACGATCACCTGATGGCGCAGATGCCGGATCTGCCGGCCGGCGAGACGTTCGGCCGCTGGCGGTCCCGGTCGCTGGTCGCGGTCCGGGACGCCGCCGAGGCCGCGGTGCTGCTCGATCTCTACTACTGCCTGGACTGGGCGTACCAGGAGGCCGAGCAGGCCGGCCGGGAGCTGCCCGGCGAGGTGGACAGCAACGCGATCGGGCAGCGCCGGTGGGCGCTGGAGTGGGCCGTCATCTTCCACGGTCCCTACCATGACAAGCCGCCGGAATGGGAAGAAGTCGACCTGTCCGTCTAG
- a CDS encoding thymidine phosphorylase: protein MSGIAAVDVIRAKRDGHVLTDAQIDWVVDAYTKGVVADEQMSALAMAILLRGMTPAEIARWTAAMIASGERLDLSAVSRPTADKHSTGGVGDKITLPLTPLVAACGVAVPQLSGRGLGHTGGTLDKLESIPGWQARISNEQFKRQLDEIGAVICAAGDGLAPADRKLYALRDVTGTVEAIPLIASSIMSKKIAEGTGALVLDVKVGSGAFMKDLAQAQELARTMVQLGKDSGVTTVALLTDMSTPLGLAVGNANEVAESVEVLAGGGPSDVVELTLALAREMLAAAGVDADPEKVLASGAAMDTWKAMIRAQGGDPDATLPTAAHTEVLRAEADGVVTTMDAYGIGVAAWRLGAGRARKEDPVSFGAGVQLRVKPGDRVKAGDVLLELRTDEQSRIEAARADAVAAIMIGADAPASAGLLLDRIA from the coding sequence ATGAGCGGGATTGCCGCGGTCGACGTCATCCGGGCCAAGCGGGACGGGCATGTCCTGACCGACGCCCAGATCGACTGGGTGGTCGACGCGTACACCAAGGGCGTGGTCGCCGACGAGCAGATGTCCGCGCTGGCCATGGCGATCCTGCTGCGCGGCATGACGCCGGCCGAGATCGCCCGCTGGACCGCCGCGATGATCGCCAGCGGCGAGCGGCTGGACCTGTCCGCGGTGTCCCGGCCGACCGCGGACAAGCACTCCACCGGCGGCGTCGGCGACAAGATCACGCTGCCGCTGACCCCGCTGGTCGCGGCGTGCGGCGTGGCCGTGCCGCAGCTCTCCGGCCGCGGCCTGGGCCACACCGGCGGCACGCTGGACAAGCTGGAGTCGATCCCGGGCTGGCAGGCCCGGATCTCCAACGAGCAGTTCAAGCGCCAGCTGGACGAGATCGGCGCGGTGATCTGCGCGGCCGGTGACGGCCTGGCCCCGGCCGACCGCAAGCTGTACGCCCTGCGCGACGTCACCGGCACGGTCGAGGCGATCCCGCTGATCGCCAGCTCGATCATGAGCAAGAAGATCGCCGAGGGCACCGGCGCGCTGGTCCTGGACGTCAAGGTCGGCTCCGGCGCGTTCATGAAGGACCTGGCACAGGCCCAGGAGCTGGCCCGCACCATGGTCCAGCTGGGCAAGGACAGCGGGGTCACCACGGTCGCCCTGCTCACCGACATGAGCACCCCGCTCGGCCTGGCCGTCGGCAACGCCAACGAGGTCGCCGAGTCGGTCGAGGTGCTGGCCGGTGGCGGCCCGTCCGACGTGGTCGAGCTGACCCTGGCACTGGCCCGGGAGATGCTGGCCGCCGCGGGCGTGGACGCCGACCCGGAGAAGGTGCTCGCCTCCGGCGCCGCGATGGACACCTGGAAGGCGATGATCCGGGCGCAGGGCGGCGACCCGGACGCGACGCTGCCGACCGCGGCGCACACCGAGGTGTTGCGGGCCGAGGCGGACGGCGTGGTGACCACCATGGACGCGTACGGGATCGGGGTCGCCGCCTGGCGCCTCGGCGCCGGTCGCGCCCGTAAGGAGGACCCGGTCAGCTTCGGTGCCGGCGTGCAGCTCAGGGTCAAGCCGGGCGACCGGGTGAAGGCCGGTGACGTGCTGCTCGAGCTGCGTACCGATGAGCAGTCCCGGATCGAGGCGGCCCGCGCCGATGCTGTCGCGGCGATCATGATCGGGGCCGATGCCCCCGCCTCTGCCGGGTTGCTCCTGGACCGCATAGCCTGA
- a CDS encoding cytidine deaminase: MEIDWAALRAAAIEVMRRAYVPASDFPVGVAALVDDGRVVVGCNVENASLGMTLCAECGMVSSLHATGGGKLVAMSCVDATGGPLMPCGRCRQLLWEHGGPDMLVEALPRPLRMDELLPHAFGWVDMEKVTGPAGGPEVPAELARWRGRGTVFVHPDLSGGATIWTGYWERSSGAPGSGEEKGILEEGPNFPTASAAVAWGLVRSPRVVVVDAEGALSWAGEGELPDGIPQRWQKEEQA, from the coding sequence ATGGAGATCGACTGGGCGGCGCTACGAGCAGCCGCCATCGAGGTGATGCGGCGTGCCTACGTGCCCGCGTCCGACTTCCCGGTCGGCGTGGCCGCCCTGGTCGACGACGGCCGGGTGGTGGTCGGCTGCAACGTGGAGAACGCGTCCCTCGGCATGACCCTGTGCGCCGAGTGCGGCATGGTCAGCTCGCTGCACGCGACCGGCGGCGGCAAGCTGGTCGCGATGTCCTGCGTGGATGCGACCGGCGGCCCGCTGATGCCGTGCGGGCGCTGCCGCCAGCTCCTGTGGGAGCACGGCGGCCCGGACATGCTGGTCGAGGCGCTGCCCCGGCCGCTGCGGATGGACGAGCTGCTGCCGCACGCGTTCGGCTGGGTGGACATGGAGAAGGTCACCGGCCCGGCCGGCGGCCCGGAGGTCCCGGCCGAGCTGGCTCGCTGGCGCGGGCGCGGCACGGTCTTCGTGCACCCGGACCTGTCCGGCGGCGCGACGATCTGGACCGGGTACTGGGAGCGCTCGTCGGGCGCCCCGGGCAGCGGCGAGGAGAAGGGCATCCTGGAGGAGGGGCCGAATTTCCCGACCGCCTCCGCCGCGGTGGCCTGGGGTCTGGTCCGCAGTCCGCGGGTCGTGGTGGTGGACGCCGAGGGCGCTCTGTCCTGGGCGGGCGAGGGTGAGCTGCCGGACGGAATTCCGCAGCGCTGGCAAAAAGAGGAACAAGCATGA
- a CDS encoding ABC transporter permease, with protein MSTATVEAPTEVAAPEPFWTRQRRFGVALLVLGALAAVLFGSLAPSKDARFTLTQDAEGAALSINGQFGAVLFGVLTLVAGGLLVAGLLKRWSNTLLVLGIVTFVLSFLCWQVAGQFMSLEDTLSGTMDLALPLVLGALAGVLGERSGVVNVAIEGQFLMGAFAGALIGTMAGSVWAGLISAAIGGVIIAAILAVLSIRYLVDQTVVGIVLNLFALGITGFLYERLMQPDAMKYNAPPQMPSVKIPGLADIPVLGPVFFDATPLLWIALILVAVIHFGLNRTRWGLRTRAVGEHPTAADTVGIRVRGLRYMNVLLGGVVAGLGGAYFTLVATGSFTKNMTAGAGFIALAALIFGRYTPIGAFGAALFFGFAQKLAFYLSAINSPVPNQFLSMLPYLATIIAVAGLVGRVRAPAADGVPYIKS; from the coding sequence ATGTCGACCGCGACTGTGGAGGCGCCGACCGAGGTCGCCGCGCCGGAACCGTTCTGGACCAGGCAGCGCCGTTTCGGCGTGGCCCTGCTGGTGCTCGGCGCGCTCGCCGCGGTGCTGTTCGGATCACTCGCGCCGAGCAAGGACGCCCGGTTCACGCTCACCCAGGACGCCGAGGGCGCCGCTCTCTCGATCAACGGCCAGTTCGGCGCGGTGCTGTTCGGCGTGCTGACCCTGGTGGCCGGTGGCCTGCTCGTCGCCGGGCTGCTCAAGCGCTGGTCGAACACGCTGCTGGTGCTCGGCATCGTGACGTTCGTGCTGTCGTTCCTGTGCTGGCAGGTGGCCGGCCAGTTCATGTCGCTGGAGGACACCCTCAGCGGCACGATGGACCTCGCGCTGCCGCTGGTGCTGGGCGCGCTGGCCGGGGTGCTCGGCGAGCGGTCCGGCGTGGTCAACGTCGCGATCGAGGGCCAGTTCCTGATGGGTGCGTTCGCCGGCGCCCTGATCGGCACGATGGCCGGCAGCGTCTGGGCCGGCCTGATCAGCGCGGCGATCGGCGGTGTGATCATCGCGGCGATCCTGGCCGTGCTCTCGATCCGCTACCTGGTCGACCAGACCGTGGTCGGCATCGTGCTCAACCTGTTCGCGCTCGGCATCACCGGCTTCCTCTACGAGCGGCTGATGCAGCCCGACGCGATGAAGTACAACGCGCCGCCGCAGATGCCCAGCGTGAAGATCCCCGGGCTGGCCGACATCCCGGTGCTGGGGCCGGTGTTCTTCGACGCCACCCCGCTGCTCTGGATCGCGCTGATCCTGGTCGCGGTGATTCACTTCGGGCTCAACCGGACCCGCTGGGGGCTGCGGACCCGGGCGGTCGGCGAGCACCCCACCGCGGCGGACACGGTCGGCATCCGGGTGCGCGGGCTGCGGTATATGAACGTGCTGCTCGGCGGCGTGGTGGCGGGCCTCGGCGGGGCGTACTTCACGCTCGTCGCGACCGGTAGCTTCACCAAGAACATGACCGCCGGCGCCGGGTTCATCGCGCTCGCGGCGCTGATCTTCGGCCGGTACACGCCGATCGGGGCGTTCGGGGCGGCGCTGTTCTTCGGCTTCGCGCAGAAGCTGGCGTTCTACCTGAGCGCGATCAACAGCCCGGTGCCGAACCAGTTCCTGAGCATGCTGCCGTACCTGGCGACGATCATCGCGGTGGCCGGTCTGGTCGGCCGGGTGCGCGCGCCCGCTGCCGACGGCGTCCCGTATATCAAGAGTTGA